One region of Primulina tabacum isolate GXHZ01 chromosome 1, ASM2559414v2, whole genome shotgun sequence genomic DNA includes:
- the LOC142516746 gene encoding protein SHORT INTERNODES-like, whose protein sequence is MADFFSLGAGGGRRGGAGTSSNPDDNQENSAQNINPPAGINPESWFLYRNEDISFKGTGFELWQPQPQPQPQAADLLQRGLGNPHHDLYASAGGLAVGPSRVSGFNVSDRGSPRSGFLTMKSSGSGGGFSCQDCGNHAKKDCANMRCRTCCKNRGFQCQTHVKSTWVPAAKRRERQQQQPQPQPQPQNQQQRQQDQNSGRETGKRQRENKIPSASMSLVPFNTSGLEEGNFPAEVSSQAVFRCVRVSAIDEGEDQYAYQTEVNISGHVFKGILYDQGVDQTHYTAAGETTASSGGGSFSAAVGIQQLNLTTATSAASSGGGVPASSTASPYPDPSLYSSPINSFMAGTQFFPSPRS, encoded by the exons ATGGCTGATTTTTTCTCACTAGGCGCCGGTGGAGGACGGAGAGGAGGAGCAGGAACCAGCAGCAACCCTGATGATAATCAAGAAAACAGCGCCCAGAATATCAACCCACCTGCTGGAATCAATCCAGAGAGCTGGTTTTTGTACAGAAACGAGGATATTTCGTTCAAGGGTACTGGTTTTGAACTCTGGCAACCACAACCACAGCCACAGCCGCAAGCGGCGGACTTGCTGCAGCGTGGCCTCGGAAACCCACATCACGATCTTTACGCATCCGCGGGGGGGCTTGCCGTGGGGCCTAGTAGGGTAAGTGGGTTCAATGTATCTGATCGTGGGTCTCCAAGATCGGGATTCTTGACCATGAAAAGTAGCGGATCAGGTGGGGGATTCAGCTGTCAAGATTGTGGAAATCACGCCAAGAAAGATTGCGCTAATATGAGGTGCAGAACTTGCTGCAAGAATCGAGGGTTTCAATGCCAAACTCATGTTAAGAGTACTTGGGTACCCGCAGCAAAacgaagagaaagacaacagcAACAACCGCAACCGCAACCGCAACCGCAGAATCAGCAACAGCGGCAGCAAGATCAAAATAGTGGCAGAGAAACTGGGAAAAGGCAAAGAGAAAACAAAATTCCTAGCGCTTCAATGTCACTTGTACCTTTTAACACTTCAG GGTTGGAGGAAGGGAATTTCCCCGCGGAAGTGAGCTCACAAGCAGTTTTCCGGTGCGTGAGAGTGAGCGCCATTGATGAAGGCGAAGATCAGTACGCTTATCAAACTGAAGTCAACATCTCCGGCCATGTATTCAAAGGCATTCTTTATGATCAAGGCGTTGATCAAACACATTACACGGCGGCGGGGGAAACCACAGCCTCTTCCGGTGGTGGATCTTTCAGTGCAGCTGTAGGAATTCAGCAACTTAACTTAACAACTGCCACCTCCGCCGCATCCTCCGGCGGTGGCGTCCCGGCCTCATCAACAGCATCACCTTATCCTGACCCTTCTTTGTATTCATCTCCCATTAACAGCTTCATGGCTGGTACGCAATTCTTCCCATCCCCAAGGTCTTGA
- the LOC142533705 gene encoding putative methyltransferase PMT27 has product MATSKPRGSKRSSGTSYSSTVTTVVFVALCVLGVWVLASNSFSPPKSTYRTADKVPQQITSVSQIHHSKHNTKKDDHLITEDVPGELPDDVIKPVEPSEKDASTSDDADASNNESIGGGNDEETEVLDDQGKEHVEEQENQIAYETQVAQETGTQNRQDERMKEENRQSESKKVKNGDDHASMQTQDLEDPRVQHRSHFDDTSKVGQNQFSDKGDNQQQEDSQMQQKQREKQSKKDPNGAIIDDQIQHDEASINSVEDGSDLKESNESNTKETNQDINSQENNQELTKKNDDNTFPNGENSEIPKESVESKKAWFTQADQSVNQKERRKAVSNEKDRSIYGYTWQLCNVSADADYIPCLDNLKAIAKIHNMKHYQHRERHCPEEPPTCLVPLPKGYKTPIVWPQSRDKIWYHNVPHTLLAKVKGHQNWVKVTGEFLTFPGGGTQFIHGALHYIDFIQEAVPNIAWGKHTRVILDVGCGVASFGGYLFERDVIAMSFAPKDEHEAQVQFALERGIPAISAVMGSQRLPFPSSVFDIVHCARCRVPWHADGGTLLLELNRVLRPGGYFVWSATPVYQTLEEDVMIWKAMSNLTAAMCWEVVTIRKDRLNSIGAAIFQKPTSNNCYEKRGQSEPQMCKNDDDPNAAWYVPLQPCMHRVPIEKDKRGSQWPKEWPKRLQIPPYWLNKSQMGIYGKPAPDDFASDYEHWKKVVTKSYMSGLGISWSNVRNVMDMRAVYGGFAAALKDLKVWVMNVVNIDSPDTLPIIYERGLFGIYHDWCESFSTYPRTYDLLHADHLFTKLKKRCKLVGVMAEIDRIVRPGGKLIVRDDSSTVGEVENMLKSLHWEVHLTFSKNQEGILSAQKSDWRPDSYTAPS; this is encoded by the exons ATGGCGACGAGTAAACCTCGTGGGAGTAAGCGATCCTCAGGCACGTCTTATTCGTCCACAGTTACAACAGTAGTCTTTGTAGCATTGTGTGTATTGGGAGTATGGGTTCTAGCATCAAATTCCTTTTCTCCACCAAAATCCACCTATCGAACTGCCGACAAAGTTCCACAGCAAATAACATCCGTCTCCCAAATTCATCACTCGAAACACAACACGAAGAAAGATGATCATCTGATTACTGAAGACGTACCTGGTGAATTACCTGATGATGTCATCAAACCGGTTGAGCCAAGCGAGAAGGATGCATCGACTTCTGATGATGCAGATGCATCGAATAACGAATCCATTGGAGGAGGAAACGACGAGGAAACGGAGGTTCTAGATGATCAGGGGAAAGAGCATGTAGAAGAACAAGAAAACCAAATAGCCTATGAGACGCAAGTTGCTCAGGAAACAGGCACTCAGAATCGACAAGATGAACGAATGAAAGAAGAAAATCGACAGTCCGAAAGCAAGAAAGTTAAAAATGGTGATGACCATGCGAGCATGCAAACGCAAGATTTAGAAGATCCGAGAGTTCAGCACAGATCACATTTCGATGATACTTCAAAAGTTGGACAAAATCAGTTTTCAGATAAAGGAGACAATCAACAGCAGGAAGATTCACAGATGCAACAAAAGCAACGAGAAAAGCAGTCAAAAAAAGATCCAAATGGGGCGATAATTGATGATCAAATCCAACATGACGAGGCATCTATAAATTCAGTTGAAGATGGCTCAGATTTGAAAGAATCAAATGAAAGCAATACAAAAGAAACTAATCAGGATATTAATTCACAAGAAAATAATCAAGAACTCACCAAGAAAAATGATGACAATACGTTTCCAAACGGGGAGAACTCGGAGATACCAAAAGAATCTGTAGAATCCAAGAAGGCATGGTTTACTCAAGCAGACCAGTCAGTGAACCAGAAGGAGAGACGAAAGGCTGTGTCAAATGAAAAAGATAGGAGCATCTACGGTTATACATGGCAGCTGTGCAATGTATCAGCAGATGCAGATTACATACCATGTTTGGACAATCTGAAAGCAATAGCAAAAATACACAACATGAAACACTACCAACATCGTGAGCGGCATTGCCCCGAGGAGCCTCCTACTTGCTTGGTTCCACTGCCAAAGGGGTATAAGACGCCAATTGTGTGGCCTCAAAGCAGAGATAAG ATATGGTACCATAATGTACCACACACATTGCTGGCAAAAGTGAAGGGGCACCAGAACTGGGTGAAGGTAACTGGAGAATTCCTCACTTTCCCAGGTGGTGGAACACAATTCATACATGgagcattgcattatattgatTTCATACAAGAG GCAGTGCCAAATATTGCTTGGGGAAAACACACTCGAGTTATATTGGATGTAGGCTGTGGAGTGGCCAGCTTTGGAGGTTATCTCTTTGAAAGAGATGTGATTGCAATGTCTTTTGCCCCCAAAGATGAACATGAGGCTCAAGTCCAATTCGCGCTTGAAAGGGGAATACCAGCAATATCTGCTGTGATGGGTTCTCAGAGACTGCCATTTCCTAGTAGTGTATTTGACATTGTGCACTGTGCACGTTGCCGAGTCCCTTGGCATGCAGATG GTGGTACTCTGCTTTTGGAACTAAATCGGGTGCTTAGGCCAGGAGGTTATTTTGTTTGGTCAGCAACTCCCGTCTATCAAACACTTGAGGAAGATGTAATGATATGGAAAG CTATGTCCAACCTTACAGCTGCCATGTGTTGGGAGGTAGTCACAATTAGGAAAGATAGACTGAATTCTATTGGTGCTGCTATATTTCAGAAGCCAACCTCAAACAATTGCTATGagaaaagagggcaaagtgaaCCCCAAATGTGTAAAAATGATGATGATCCGAATGCCGCATG GTACGTACCTTTGCAGCCATGCATGCACAGGGTTCCAATCGAAAAGGACAAGAGAGGATCACAATGGCCAAAGGAATGGCCTAAGCGGTTGCAAATACCACCATACTGGCTAAATAAGTCGCAAATGGGAATTTATGGAAAGCCTGCTCCAGATGACTTTGCATCAGACTATGAACACTGGAAGAAGGTGGTCACCAAGTCATATATGAGCGGTTTAGGTATTAGCTGGTCCAATGTGAGAAACGTCATGGACATGAGAGCAGTTTACGGAGG GTTTGCCGCAGCACTGAAGGACCTCAAAGTATGGGTTATGAATGTGGTGAACATAGATTCTCCAGATACACTTCCCATAATCTACGAACGCGGTCTTTTTGGGATATATCATGACTGGTGTGAATCCTTCAGTACATATCCAAGAACATATGATCTCCTACACGCTGATCATCTTTTCACAAAACTGAAAAAGAG GTGTAAACTTGTGGGAGTCATGGCAGAGATTGACAGAATCGTCAGACCAGGTGGCAAACTGATCGTGCGCGACGACTCCAGCACAGTTGGAGAAGTGGAGAATATGTTGAAGTCTCTGCATTGGGAGGTCCACTTAACCTTCTCAAAAAACCAAGAAGGGATACTCAGTGCGCAGAAATCTGATTGGCGACCAGACTCCTACACAGCTCCATCTTGA
- the LOC142533786 gene encoding glutaredoxin-C3-like: protein MNGSSRALQLRPLPSSFLLFERSNFSRGVNFLPLKYIVKLSCCYSFEPERESNYVFKMPEVGLQRRSVLITALACLMLLGKSIPQALASNSASAFVQNVIYSNKIAIFSKSYCPYSLRAKRIFSELAEHPFVVELDLRDDGYVIQDVLLDLVGRRTVPQVFVNGKHIGGSDDLQAAVRSGQLQNLLSSA, encoded by the exons ATGAACGGATCGTCAAGAGCCCTTCAGCTACGCCCATTGCCTTCGTCATTTCTTCTGTTCGAGCGCTCCAATTTCTCCAGAG GTGTAAATTTTTTGCCCCTAAAATATATTGTGAAACTcagttgttgttatagcttcgAACCCGAAAGAGAGAGCAATTACGTCTTCAAGATGCCGGAAGTGGGTTTGCAGAGGCGCTCGGTTTTAATTACAGCGTTGGCTTGTTTAATGCTGCTGGGAAAATCTATTCCGCAAGCCCTAGCTTCCAATTCTGCATCAGCTTTTGTGCAGAATGTCATATACTCTAACAAGATTGCCATTTTCTCCAAATCCTACTGCCC ATATTCCTTGAGGGCCAAGCGAATATTCAGTGAACTTGCTGAGCATCCTTTTGTCGTGGAGCTTGATCTTCGCG ATGATGGGTACGTAATTCAGGACGTTCTTTTGGATCTGGTTGGCCGACGAACTGTTCCCCAAGTATTTGTGAATGGCAAACACATTGGTGGCTCTGATG ATCTCCAAGCAGCAGTTCGGAGTGGTCAACTGCAAAACCTTCTGAGTAGTGCTTGA